In Lolium perenne isolate Kyuss_39 chromosome 5, Kyuss_2.0, whole genome shotgun sequence, the sequence ggtgagcaaattaatggttccttcattctttgaattcatgttatatatttgttaactccgcaagggtgtgtcacttcactcaattacatgttctcttttgcaggaagtcaggacaggagcgaagcctaacgtctttgccgtgctaaagaagatgaagcaaaggaagacgcctgatcctgagacggggtccgtgtgggttaacccgcaatccgagacccagtgcacgtcgtatgtctccaagttcaagcagaagtacggcgaggacgccaacccagaggccgaggactttgaccctgaggtcgcggtgcttgcgggagaaggcttgaagcatggccgcctatggtttggtgacgggtgcgtcgacccagcgagggttccctctctccgccagatccgtcgtggtcgtaagagcggccagcctgaggtagagccccggccacgggcttcggatctagctgacgagcggttacgggtatgttcttcctcgggtctctacatttcctttacatgctttccattgaaatgttaatgacatcgcggcaacacaacgtaggaggagatggtagcgaaggagcaggcggcccaggagcaaaGGGCGCAGATGGAGCATCAGATTCTGGAGTACCAGCAGCAGCAGACacagatgatgcagcagatgcaacagcagcagcagatgatgcagcagcGGACGAGTACGAatgagctggctgatgagccagacggttctgacttctccaccggggagtcttcctgctcctccaccttactccatgccgtggatgccgccaccgcccactcagaccccggggacacctatcaccgtcaacaacatgaacatcatccggagcatgaaccgcggtgagtcctcctacacttgtgcccaacccgctacttgtacttgttcaagtgttcaatatgcaaatgcaaatgttcattccatcaacctgcttatagattatatgtcacaaggcaatgacgatgaggccggcggaagcggaggacgacaaggttgatggcatggtcttcgtgcactcgtcgtcgttgtaatggattgttcgcacttgttatggatgttcgcacttgttatggattgtaataatggacattgcactttgttatgcatgaactatgtgtgctcgatgtatttgtggtgttgttgatgtgtttggtgatgctatggtgaatatatatgttgtatatgttatatatatgtgaaatgcaattttgaaatgcagggattaaagaaaaacagaaaaaaatgaaaaaaccaggggcctttgccgtgtgtatgcacacggcaaaggacttttggtcactttgccgtgtgcatacacacggcaaaggcgccACGCGTCGCCAGCCTGTGCTCCTGGCACGGCGCTGGGAGTGCCTGGaggagcctttgccgtgcgggctggggcgttgccgcacggcaaagggagcaggcacggcagagtctgccgcacggcaacgagctgcacgcacggcaaagatgatgccgcacggcaaagatctgCCGCACGGCAACGAGGCGCACGCACGGCAACGACATGTCGCACGGCAAAGCATCTGCCGCACGGCAACGTAgcgcgcgcacggcaaaggcctttgccgtgcagtTTGGCCATGCGCACGGCAATGTCTTCGTTGCCGTCGGAGGCGTTGCCGTGCAGACGTTGCCGTGCGtcgacgcacggcaaagcctttgccgggcAAAAtagggcctttgccgtgcgatctGTCGCACGGCAACGAAGTGTTTTCCCGTAGTGAATGTGGCTGCCCTCGACCCATATCTCCCTCCGTCCCCTACCTTCTTTGAGTTGGGAGCACACACAAATCTTGAGATTGGAGCACCTTTCATGGCATCGATCGGGTGGACGCCTATATCTAACTCGCGGGCAACCCATTCGGCTCGACTGAGTACCAAATGCACTAGACCAGGCGATAGAATCCACCTTCTAAGGGCAGGACCGCAGGAGGCTCCTATTACCGATTTGCACGACCACTTCATGGGGTTGCCGTGGAGTGTGCACTGGTGCTTAGCTCTCTAGGAGAGGCTCTCGGTTCCGtttcataagagcatctccagtcgcgtctcaAAACGACATCCCATCAAAAAGGTCGGATCATATGTTTGGGGGACACCTATTCCCAGCCGCACCCCCCAAACGCTCCCCCAAACAAAAATCAAGTGCGAAAGCTGTGTTCGACGTCCCTGATAGAGCCCCCAGTATATAGAAGATGGGCCAGTCACCCAGACAATATTTGAAACTCGCACAAACATAATGAAACTTTAAGACATTTAACTTGGGACAATTATATGTTCGACTTCCCCCAAATTTCTTTGGGGCTTCCTTTAAAGGACGCGATAGAAGATGCTATGTAAGATGGGTCGGCGTTGGATTCGGTAGCATTAAGTTGGATCGGGAAGAAGTGCTACACCCACGAGTCAAAGTGACAAAAAAAAAAACCCAGAAAGGAGCACCGCGTCAACCAATTAAAATCAAACCGACTGATGCTGTAGACGATgataataagactttctattatttTACCTATTAAAAATCAAACTTGGGATTCCTTATTCAATGTTTTTCTACtacagtagtacttttttttttttggagagaATACTAGTCGATTTCCTAACTCAGTCTCGCTGTTAGTTGTGAGGGCCTCAGTGGGGGCCTTGCACTTTTTTGGACGCAGCAGTACCAAGTGACTCTCAAGGGACAAAATGCTCACTGCATTGATGTAGTGATTTCGTCGGGTACTTGTGTTCCATGGCGGGCCTCTTTCGTCTATGGGGAACCTTGTAGAGATAAGCGACATGAGTTCTGGAGTCTGATGAGAAGATTGAGAACTCAATGGGAGGGTCCTTGGATAGCTTGTGGAGATTTTAACGAGGTTTTGTTTCAGTACGAACATGCTGGGCCAAGGAAAAGATCGGATGCACAGATGTTGCTGCAACGACTAATGGTGTGTTGGCTCTATCAAAGGGGTCTGTCATTTCTGCTCCTACTGATGGAGCTGCTATTCATGGGGAAGATGCTTCAAATGATTCAAATAAGAAGCAGCGAATTACAAATTCAGGATCGGCGGATTTGGTGGAGGCTGTTGAGCAGCCCCACCGCACGCAATGATACTTTTATGTTGGAATTGTCGAGGCCTTGGGTCAGACTCGACAGTAGGAGAATTGCGTTGGCTTGTTTCAACGTATCGaccctccttcctcttcctgtcGGAGACAAAGATGAAGGATAAGCGTGTCTGTAATTTTATGTGGAGTCTTGGATATACGGGCAGTCTCGCTGTTAGTTGTGAGGGCCTCAGTGGGGGCCTTGCACTTTTTTGGACGCAGCAGTACCAAGTGACTCTCAAGGGACAAAATGCTCACTGCATTGATGTAGTGATTTCGTCGGATACTTGTGTTCCATGGCGGGCCTCTTTCGTCTATGGGGAACCTTGTAGAGATAAGCGACATGAGTTCTGGAGTCTGATGAGAAGATTGAGAACTCAATGGGAGGGTCCTTGGATAGCTTGTGGAGATTTTAACGAGGTTTTGTTTCAGTACGAACATGCTGGGCCACGGAAAAGATCGGATGCACAGATGGCGTTATTTAAGGATTGCTTGAATGATTGTGGCATGGTGGACATGGGCTACTCTGGCCCTATGTTTACGTGGTCAAACAAGCAAGATGGAGATGATCTAGTCCGTGTGCGGCTTgatagagctgtagctaatggtgCTTTTACTGCAGCTTTTGATGATTACGTAGTGGAGAATATTATCACAACTACTTCAGATCATTTTGCTTTGCTCGTCCGCCTCCAAAATTCGGTAGAAATTAAAGAAAAGAAGCCAGTTCAGTCAGGTTTCAGATTTGAGGCTGCATGGCTGCGTGCGCCAGATTACCGGGACACTTTGGAGCGGGCCTGGGCCGAGGCCGATGTTGGGCCGAAATCCTTGCAGGCGACTTGGGCTAATCTTCATTCGGTGACCGCCTCGCTACAAGATTGGAGCCGGGCCTCCTTTGGTGTGGTGAAGAAAAAGATTCGCCAGCTAGAGCATAAATTGAAAATTATTCGTTTGGCGCCTTGTAGCCCTTCTGTGCTCGCCAAGTCAAGGGATGTGGAACGAGAGTTGTGTGAGCTCTTTGAGCGGGAAGAAGTGATGTCACGACAGAGGTCCCGTGTGGAATGGTTGAAGGCGGGTGATCGGAACTCCGCATTTTTCCATGCTCGCGCTTCTGCTCGCCGACGCACTAATAAAGTCCGAGCACTGATCCGGGAGGATGGATCAAGGTGTGAGGACATTGATGAGATAAAGGTAATGACCGAGAATTTTATGGGCAACTTATTTACTTCTGAACCTTGTGAGTCAGATATGGTTCTTGATGCTATTGAATCCAAAGTCACGGATGGAATGAATGAAGATCTTGTGAAACCGTACACGGACTCTGAAATCAAGAATGCATTGTTCCAAATGGGGCCAACTAAGGCTCCAGGACCCGACGGTTTTCCCGCTCTATTTTATCAGACTCATTGGGAATTTTTGAAAGATGACATATGTGCTGCCGTCCGGGGTTTTTTGATGGGTGAAGAAATTCCAGAGGGTTTTTGTGATTCTATCATTGTGCTCATTCCAAAGGTAACAAACCCGGTTCATTTAAAAAATTTCAGACCCATCAGTTTGTGTAATGTTTTGTACAAGCTTGCATCGAAGGTGTTAGCCAACCGCTTGAAAGTTATCCTTCCTTTGGTGATCTCTGAACACCAAAGTGCCTTTGTGCCGGGCAGGTTAATCACTGATAACGCCTTGATTGCTAATGAGTGTCTTCATACGATCAGGAAGCAGAAAGCAAAACGACCTTTCTTTGCGCTCAAGATTGATATGATGAAGGCCTACGACCGTGTTGAATGGGGATATTTGCACGACGTCCTTTGCAAGTTGGGTTTTGCACCAGCATGGATTTCTGTAGTTATGAGATGTGTTACCCATGTTCGTTATGCAGTTCGGGTGAATGGAGAGCTCACCTCGCCTGTTGTTCCCTCTCGTGGAATCCGTCAAGGAGATTCTATAAGTCCATATTTATTCGTGCTCTGTACTGAAGGGTTGTCTAGTCTGCTTTTACAAAAGGAGAATGTGGGGGTTCTACAAGGAGTCTGTAATGGTCGTTCTGGCCCACCTATTTCCCACCTCCTATTCGCAGATGATAGCATATTCTTCTCTCGGAATGACTCGAAGAGTGTGGATGCACTGAAGGAGACCCTTAACCGATATTGCGAAGGTTCTGGCCAGAAGATAAACATGGATAAGTCTTCTGTCTTCTTTGATCCGCACTGTACTGACAGTGTTAAAATGGATGTCATGGCTCGGCTAGGAGTTGCCAATGAAGCCCTTCAGGAAAGCTATTTGGGTATGCCCACTAATATTGGTCGCTCTCCTGTTGCGGCGTTTAAGCCGGTTTTGGACAAAGCTTGGAAGCACATGAATGGGTGGTCCGATCGGCCGATGTCTCGGTCTGGGAAGGAAACTTTGCTAAAATCGGTTATCCAAGCAATTCCTACCTTTATTATGAGTTGTTTCATGTTTCCTATCTCTACTTGTGATGCGTTTCGGAAGGCGATCGCTGATCATTGGTGGGGTATTGAGGATGGAAGAAAAAGATGCACTGGCGCAGCTGGGAGTGGTTATCGACCCCCAAATCTTTAGGGGGGATGGGTTTCAGAGATTTTATGTTATTTAACCAGGCCATGCTTGGGCGACAGTGCTGGAGATTACTCACTGAACCTAACTCTTTGTGTGCAAGAGTTCTAAAGGGGAGATACTTTCCAGAATGTGAACTTTGGGACGCTCCACAACCAAGGTCCGCATCTTACACCTGGAGAAGTATTTGTCATGGCATGCAATTGGTTAAGTTAGGAGTCCGTTGGAATGTGGGCAACGGTGAGAAAATTCATGTGCTTACGGATAGATGGATTCCTGGAGTGAGTCCGGAGACGTTACGACCTCTGACGCTGATTCCTATCGGCGCTACTGTGGATATTCTGCTCAACGAAGACCGCAGTGCATGGGATGTGGACGTAGTTCGCACCATTTTTGAAGAGGAAGTGGCTCAAAAGATTCTACAGCTACCTGTCAGTAAGCGGGTTGGCGAAGATTTTGTTTCGTGGCCCTTTACAAAGTTTGGAGATTACACCGTACGTTCTGCCTACCATCTTGCCCGTCATGACAAGTTCTATGTGGAGAGAAGCAAGAGAGGCGGTGGTGTTCACTCTATCCACCAGGAGGACCACCTGGCTTGGAAGAGACTTTGGGCGATTAAAGCTCCTGGAAAAATGAAGATTAATCTGTGGAGGTTTGCCCATGATTGTCTGCCCTCTGGTGTACAGCTGAATCGGCGACATATTCCTGCTTCGCCGCTTTGTGTGTACTGTAGTAGGGAGGAGACCGCAGCGCACACACTATTGTTCTGTCAGTATGCAAAAGAAGTCTGGGAAGAGGTTAAAATCACTTCAGGAATTCAGCTTCAGAGAGCTTCTTTCACGGAACCAAAATACTGGGTTTTTGACTTCTTGAGCAGATCATCTGGTAGACAGAACACGGCCCTCGCCGTGGTTACTTGGCATTTGTGGATTACTCGGAACGGGGTAAAAAATGGTGAACCAATGAGACATCCACATAGTGTTGCCGAACAGTGCAAAGCTTATATCGAAATGATAGAGCTGCATTTATACAAACCGGACCCTTCTACTAGTCGTGAGACCATCTCTATGCCACGTTGGTCTCCGCCGCCTGAAGGTATGGTTAAAATTCATGTTGATGCAGCTCTGTTCCCTTCTTCTCGCTGGATGGGAATTGGCGCCGTGATCCGAAGCCACAGAGGAGATTGTTTGCTATCTTGCAGTGAACTAGTCCAGGAGGTCATGACGCCGGAGGTTGCTGAAGCGTTGGCTCTCCGCCACGCAGTTTCCCTAGCCGGAGATGAAGGTTTCGATAATGTGGTAATCGCTTCTGATTGCCTGTCTTTGGTGCAGCGTATCAACTCCTCTACTGTTGATCGCAGTCAGGTTGGCGTACTGGTGCAGGATATCAAGGCAAGGAGCTCTTCCTTCGCGGCGGTTTCCTTTATTCATGTGTATCGTAATTGTAATGAGGCAACTCATACTTTAGCTCGCTCTGCGGAGCGCTTTGTTTCTGTTATTTTTCGTAATTGCACCCCGGAATGTATCCGGCAGACAATCTGTAATGGTTTTTCGTGATCAATAAAGAGCTGtgttctctcaaaaaaaaaagattgtAATAATAAAGCCTCTAAAGGTTAAAACGTGCCAGGGCTTGGCTGCATTTGGCCCAGTACCTGACCTAAGGGCAAAGAGGTGCTTGCCCTAATGCCCCGATCGCCTCTCGTCTCTCTCGTTTCCTTTTCCCCGAACTCCAGTACCCTCCTCAATCCGGGCGTTCGATTCCTGGCTTCGCCTCGCAGCGATCTCACCTTTTGTTCAGACATGAAGGCTTGCAAGCAGATCAAATCCATGGGAGCCGCCGGCACGGACGAGGCCGACATCAAGTAAGAATCCAAACCGAATCTTGTTTCTGTGATGCAAGAGACATTCCTAGTTTTGGTGCGTCGAGCCGTCGCTCCATAACCATGGACTCTTATGCAGGGCGGCAGCGAAAAGCGATGCAATCCAATCGAGGAAGGGGAAGAAGGTCAAGGGCAAGGGCAAGTAAGAATCCAGTCGATTTATTTGTGTGATGCAACATATAGAGGTTGATTTTGGTGCATCGACCCATGACCTTTTCGACGTTCCACGCAGGTTGGCGGTGAGGAGCAATGGAGCGGAGAAGCCTAAGACCCATGCCCTTTCGGATGTTACACGCGGGTTGGCGGTGATGTCAGAGGATGAATTGCTCCCGCTGTACACCTACCAGTGAGATGAGATCCCCCACGTTTTTTTTTCGGATTATTGTTCAGTCTTTTGCTTTTCTGGACAGTGCTGATTTGTTGGACCATGATTCGGTTGGTTAGGGATATCTTTTGGATGAACAACTTCCCTGGCGTCTATGACAGGCCGTCCGTACATGCTGTCAGTTCGATCCTTCAATGCCTCCTTACCTCTTTCAGCAGGCATAATGATTTGTTTCCATTGTTTGTGGATGAATTGACAAATTTTTTTTCGTGGAAAACTTTCAGATTCATCAGAAAGCTGCTGAAAACTGGAAATTCCTTAGTGATTCGGTAAGACAGCTTTTAATCTTCTGTAACTTTTGCCGTGCTGATTTGTTGTTGATATATGGATCTGTGTTGCAGGACAAGGCCCCTTATGTAGCCAAGGCACGTGTGAACAAAATACTCATAGCTAAGGCTAACGAGATCaagaaggttgagacaaatagctaGCGGTTTTACCTATTTTTAGATGACTTTACCATGCTAAGCTAAGCATCCTCTGCAGATGGCATGGGATTGCGGCGGCGGTGCCCCTCCCTCCTTTAGCACGGCGCCAGATAGCCCACACGGTTGGTCGCAGGATGGACCACAAGAGTAGATGGATCCGTCGGCGCCGACACATCCCTGAACGTGGGGCCGGCGATAGTGACGTGCGGATCGCCCGGAGGAGCCGGCAACACTGGGAGCTTAGTGCTCTTTAGAGATTATACAGGACTTCGGCTCGCTCGCGGCGCTTCCTGTATTAGGCTTGTATAGTTCGCTATCACCAGTTGCTGCCTTTCTGGCCGCAACTTTTTCACTTGGTTGGGTGCGTGAGGCTTGTATAGTTCGCTAAGCATCCTCTGCAGATACAATGCTCTTTCAGCATATATATTGTTCCCAATAACAATAGATAATCTCATCTACTTTGCCTTTCATTGGAAGAATAATTAAACTGTGTTTGCACATTTAATTTTCTTTATTGTTGATCAAGCTTCTCCTTGAACTTTCATGGTTTTCTTTCCCTTACAGACACTGCAGCTGACGTGTGCGATGACGAACAAGATGGTGAATCTGAAAATGTGAACACACCAGATCTCTAGCATGTGTTTGAATAGGTGATTTGCATTTTTCTTTTTGCTATATGTGTATCTATTTGATTGGTTACTCAATTAGCAGGTAATGCATGTTCTCTTGTTTTGTTTTTATGGCATCTGTTGTATGGATCTGATTAATTTCTGAACTAACTAGTTATTAGATTTATACATATGGATATGAGTTAATACGTCCCTGCTTTCTACTCTATGAGCCTCTCATATGCATGTTAATACAAAGTCAAGCTCACATGACTTTATTATCTTGAAAGTTCAGTATTTGCTGCTCTGCTGGCACATTAATTTACTTCTATTCTTGTTCATTCGGTGTTTCTATTGTTGGTTTTGTCTAGTAACAATGCTGAAATAATTCAGCTTTCGATCAGATAACCTTTTTTTATTATTTCCACAATGAGTTAGATACCATAGCTCCTGCTTTCTAGTCTGTGAGCCTAATTCTTACATGAATTGATTGTCAACCTTAAGCTTGGGATCATATGTAGCCAAAAACATGAGAACATGATTGTCAACAAAAGAAGTTTATCTTGTGCCAGCATAAATAAACTGGTCTTGTTCGTTCAGTGTTTCTATTGTGTTGGTTTTGTCCAGTAATGTTCAAAAGATTCAGCTTTGCGTAAATTTTTTGTtataattttcacaatttataAGTTTAATTGTACTGATCAAGTCATACAAAAATTGTGGGATATAACTTTGTCAGCTTTGGGTGATTTCCAAATTCTTTTACTATTTCCACATTGGTTTTATGTTGGCGCAATAACGTTGAGCGGTGTCAACCTCATCTAAGCATCATGCCATGGTTTGTATGTGGCATGCTGTTGGAATCGGTTTTGTTTTGGCCTTGTAGTTGGCAAGGAAGGAGGAACTAAACttagtactccctctgttccattttaTAAGACGTTTTGGCAAGCTAATCAAGCCTGCCAAAACTTCTTATAATAGGGAAGAGAGGAAGTGTAGAACAAACCAGTGCTCTTTTGCTATTGCTTCATCTTGGCTTGATAATATCATCCTTTGAACACCACCACAAATCACTGATATAGCTGTTTCATTTGCTTTTGATATTTATTTGGTGTTAATTGCCATGTTATTGGACTGCATATGAGAAAGACAAACTCTTTAAAAATGTAACTGAATGTTAGGAAATACTTTTGTACTTACACGCATGGGTGTTTGTGTTTCCGTAACGTCCGTTTTGCTTTGAGATTCAGATAAACCCATTCTACTGAATGTTTTGGAGTTGTTAACTTTGACATGTTCCATTGTTCTAGCAGAATTATTCATGTTTGAGCACCAGAGTAGGGAACATGATGCCAGTATCAACGCAActttgtttgcttgcagaaatgtCTTCGTAGATCACACAATTACTGCAACCAACTCCACAACCTGATTCTGTCTGAGCTGACACTTGGAGGGTTCAGATGCAAGTGCAGTTCAAGCTGCCATATGGACAATACTACTATTAAATATGTTTGTGCTTCTGGCTTTAGATGTTGAACTCTGTTTCGCATACTGTGATGTTTGCTTAGTATTGTTGAAGGGCCGTTAAGTTATTTCACTATTAGAAACCCTATCATGACATTGTGTGATTGCAACTGAATATTTTGTTGTTCTGTGTGTTTTTCGCCCGTGTGTTTGTAATAAAGTCGCACAAGCCCTTGTGAGTTGGGAGCTAGCGGTTAGGATTCTTGTTGCCTGTTGCAGAATGATGTACCGAACTCTGCAATGGTGCTTGTCGCCAACGATTCTGTTGTGCCTATGTACAGCTGATGAAAAGCCTCAATTGATTCCTAGACCGCCTCGGCTTGTATCTTGTATGTTGATTAGTGCTTGATTTCTTGACTGATGCATTACTTTGATTGTTTCCTAAATCTTATTCTGGCTCTGAATCTTTGGATTAATGCTTTATTTCTTGCCTGATGCATTACTTTGATTGCCCGGAATAAGAATAGAATAAATACTCTATAAAAATAAAATTCAGAGCACCAATTTGAAAGACAATTGAATGCACTACATCAATTTGCAATGGAAGCACGGACAAACAAACTTGAGATGTCAAAACAATACAGAAATATTGCGGGTCCATGGAGAGAACTTGAATAGGTAAAATTTACAGCAGCAATGCTGAAATGTTTATTTGCAGATAATTAAATTAAATATGATTATAGTTTCATGTTAGGAAACTTGGGCGAGGCTTAAAGAAAGTTGTGAGGACAAATGGATCATTTAACCGAAATCGTACTTTATCCATATGTTGAATTGACAGATCAAGAGTCTTCCCTTAGCACCACACCTTAGTATTTAAGACAGCTCTCTTGATTGTAAAAAGCTCGGACATAGTAATACTTCTCCCAGGATGGTATGATATGAACCGACAACCTGGATTTGTATTAGAGGAACCAGGGTCACGAACCCGAAAATTCTGTGGGAAAAAACACATCAGTATGTCGCATGGTGAAACTCTGAAAGAGGGATAACACAGAATCTGGCAACGCAAATGAATGCTGAAATTCCTTTAGGGAAGTTAAACATATCAAGATCGCATACCTAATGATATAGCAGAGTGGCGTAATTGGGGTTGGCATATTTAAGAATAGAATCAAAACCTGTGGAAACAATTCATCAATTTGTCTTGCAATGTAATCAAACAATGGATTAAGGTCTAGACAGTCAAGAAATGGAATGAGTTTGAGCTTAGCCTACACTACATAGATAATCAGCAAGTAATACACAAAATAAGCTGAAAATGGATTAGGAAGGACTACAATAAGTGAAAACATAAGAATGAACTACTTATTTGTATTATCTAGATAATCAGTTAAGTACATACCTGTTGGTGAATTCCAGCATAAATAAACATCAAATGTCCGTAGAAACTTCATATAGTGAGTGGAGTGCATAATGTTGGATGGATGGAGATGCTTGCCGATGCATTTCCAGTAATCAAAAGTATTGACCAAAGCTAGGGAAAAATATGTCCATGCTCTCGCGATATCTAGGCGATTCCGCCCCGTGTCCGACCCATGGTACTGTTCATGGCGGGATCACCTCGATTCCCGTCCATGGCGGGCTAGGGCGGAGAGAGGAGCTTCTCCACGCGTCACGCGGGTGCCTCCTTCCGCCACTTGCTACCGTAGCAGCACCGCATCCACCCTCCTCGCTCATCTCGCCGCCGTTAGCTAGATTCCTACCCAAATCCAAAGCAAATCGAAGACCGACGCTGGCGATCTGTGCGGATGAACAGGGAGAAGAGGCTGGTGAGAGGTCGCAGCAGGGGAGGTTGGTGCCGGAGCTAGGGCGGAGAAGATGGGACCTCGCGAAGGCGTTGCGCGTTCGGGCAATCGACCGGAAATGCCGAGGGCGCGGCGGGAGATCGACAAGGCGCCCGAGGAAGGAACAACTCAATAGGCACAAATGCTTCAACTTTTGCGTCGGCTCGTTTGGGCCAATCGCCGTTGATTCTGAGCTCATCATCGTTGGAGCGGAAGCagccgtcggtgagcggggcgatGCCAGAGGTTCGCGCGCCCGCGGTGGCCGTAATGGCATTACAGGCGCCGAATCAGGGGAGGAAGCCTGGTCGGAAAGTTGCGAAGGTACGAGACCTGCTCCTGCGGGATCTGGAGCTGGCACCGAGGTGGAGAGGACCACCGAGAAGGGCCTTGTCTCCGTTCTCGGAGGCAGTGCAGAGAGCAAATGTTCGCATGACGGTGATGTGGGAGAAGCTGACAAAACCCCTAGGATTTTCCGGTCGAGATTTGAGAGCGGCAACAATCTCCTGGTCCTCAATCACCATGCACAGTTGCTAGTGCTGGGCTGCTGGCAGTAGAAGAGCTGGTGGTTTCCGAGCCCTTGTAGGTGGAGCACACGGAGTTTTTGGTGGGAATGAAGAGGTCATGGTGGACAGTGATAGTGCCAGGTGCCCATCATGGTGCTACGGGCCGGATCAAGGGTAGTTGGGTGCCGTGAGCTGaacgtgggggggggggggggggggggggggtggaggaaAAAGAGGTGGAGCTCCTTTTTGAGCAGCTTTCAGCTTTGATAAATACACCAAACACCTACAGGTAATATGTCATGGTGCCTGGTTAGTTGAGTATATGGCAACATTTATATAGTTGAATGCACGATTTAGTTGCATGATACAACAATGATGTGTGTGATCAACCTTTATGATATTTGAAGACTGACTTCTAAAACATATTATACCACCTCCAGAATAACAAATAGACATCACGATGTATTTATTAGAAGGTAGCTCACCTCAGAGGACAAAGTTCGTGTGGAAGAAGAAAACACAACTCTATAAACCTGGGATCACCAACGAAAATATGGTGGAGAACCTAGGTACCAGCGCACctgatttcaaaaaattcgaaaaacGTTATTTAAATGTTTTAAAAAAAGTTGAAATAATTACCTCGCGTACATCTCATCTCAATGCTTATCTgggaaaattttcagaaaaaaataCGGCCGTACGTGACTCATACAAAAAAGTGAAAATGAAGTTTTGTTATACTGTGAATAGTATACGTATAGTCATTATACTATGAACAGTAcagtttgttatttttgtgtaggctACATACTTTCATATTTTAGGTTGAAATTTGACATGCACATACCTACATATGTGCTCCACACACATGATTTATGCCGAATTTTTTGAATCAATTTTAGTATTTTTTTCGATTTTATTGCTAAAAGGGGGTGCTAGCGCACCCAGGAGCCAAAAATTCGCGTGGATCACCAACTGATACTTTGTATGT encodes:
- the LOC139831480 gene encoding uncharacterized protein; the protein is MALFKDCLNDCGMVDMGYSGPMFTWSNKQDGDDLVRVRLDRAVANGAFTAAFDDYVVENIITTTSDHFALLVRLQNSVEIKEKKPVQSGFRFEAAWLRAPDYRDTLERAWAEADVGPKSLQATWANLHSVTASLQDWSRASFGVVKKKIRQLEHKLKIIRLAPCSPSVLAKSRDVERELCELFEREEVMSRQRSRVEWLKAGDRNSAFFHARASARRRTNKVRALIREDGSRCEDIDEIKVMTENFMGNLFTSEPCESDMVLDAIESKVTDGMNEDLVKPKQKAKRPFFALKIDMMKAYDRVEWGYLHDVLCKLGFAPAWISVVMRCVTHVRYAVRVNGELTSPVVPSRGIRQGDSISPYLFVLCTEGLSSLLLQKENVGVLQGVCNGRSGPPISHLLFADDSIFFSRNDSKSVDALKETLNRYCEGSGQKINMDKSSVFFDPHCTDSVKMDVMARLGVANEALQESYLAYQLLYC
- the LOC127299159 gene encoding uncharacterized protein, which gives rise to MPRSPLVSLVSFSPNSSTLLNPGVRFLASPRSDLTFCSDMKACKQIKSMGAAGTDEADIKAAAKSDAIQSRKGKKVKGKGKLAVRSNGAEKPKTHALSDVTRGLAVMSEDELLPLYTYQDIFWMNNFPGVYDRPSVHAIHQKAAENWKFLSDSDKAPYVAKARVNKILIAKANEIKKMAWDCGGGAPPSFSTAPDSPHGWSQDGPQE